The following proteins are co-located in the Polystyrenella longa genome:
- a CDS encoding substrate-binding domain-containing protein, with protein MSRIRNTVSLMLASSGLALVCLFAGCGEGENGGEVTPATRRIILLTNGNSPYWDAFATGAKQAEEKLDVGKGGLQVVIDRGNFSPQTQIDKLRQYQGATDIVGVAICVSDPKNQALVNQLVSLSESGVKLITVDSDIDRENEKARTARFGYLGTDNFEAGQELGKAAKALRPDGAKFATFVGVKSASNAQERIGGFQDGAGENFVQLESMGDQGQADTAKKNVRDSLDRHDDLNTLVGIWSYNTPAIVDIVSDLGIREKTTVVGFDADPPSIAAMEKGNLDAMLVQDPYQMGFEGVRLLTALINDNQADIKEIFPNYGKPDGDIHETGLKVVVPSEESPIKADLFSEGTTFLTLEQFKEWLAEYNLTGS; from the coding sequence ATGAGTCGAATCAGGAATACTGTTTCTTTAATGCTGGCGTCGTCAGGTCTGGCACTGGTCTGTCTGTTTGCCGGTTGTGGTGAGGGTGAGAACGGGGGAGAAGTGACTCCCGCGACTCGCAGGATCATTTTGCTGACCAATGGAAATTCCCCTTACTGGGATGCCTTCGCTACCGGAGCGAAACAAGCCGAAGAAAAACTCGACGTCGGTAAGGGGGGACTGCAGGTTGTCATCGACCGGGGCAACTTTTCTCCGCAAACGCAGATCGACAAACTACGGCAGTATCAGGGTGCGACCGACATCGTCGGTGTGGCCATCTGTGTTTCGGATCCGAAAAACCAGGCGCTCGTGAATCAACTCGTCTCTTTGAGTGAATCAGGCGTGAAGCTGATCACGGTGGATTCCGACATTGATCGCGAAAACGAAAAAGCTCGTACAGCGCGTTTTGGATATCTGGGAACAGACAACTTCGAAGCGGGCCAGGAGCTGGGTAAAGCGGCGAAAGCCTTACGACCGGACGGAGCCAAGTTCGCCACGTTCGTGGGAGTGAAGTCGGCTTCCAATGCCCAGGAACGAATCGGCGGATTCCAGGATGGAGCAGGCGAAAATTTCGTACAGCTTGAAAGCATGGGCGATCAGGGTCAGGCGGATACGGCAAAGAAAAATGTTCGCGATTCACTCGATCGTCATGATGACCTGAACACTCTAGTGGGGATCTGGTCGTACAACACCCCCGCGATTGTCGATATCGTCAGCGACTTGGGTATCCGGGAGAAAACAACCGTCGTCGGATTCGATGCGGATCCACCTTCCATTGCGGCAATGGAAAAGGGGAACCTGGATGCAATGCTGGTTCAGGACCCTTACCAGATGGGGTTTGAAGGTGTCCGTCTGCTGACGGCATTGATCAATGACAATCAGGCCGACATTAAAGAAATTTTCCCCAACTACGGCAAACCTGACGGAGACATCCACGAGACAGGTCTGAAAGTTGTCGTCCCCAGTGAAGAGTCTCCCATCAAAGCGGATCTCTTCTCGGAAGGCACCACCTTCCTGACCTTGGAGCAATTCAAAGAATGGTTGGCGGAATACAATCTGACCGGTTCCTGA
- the holA gene encoding DNA polymerase III subunit delta, translating into MHVTDYLARPAETTLKPVIVLFGADRFLQQSALKVLTEQLLGTDDPEMSRVEFAGKDVELKTVLDEVRTVSMWGDTRLVVVDDADEFVSAHRSGLEKYVEKPSQKSTLILKVTKWPKNTRIAKQAAKTGLALECSPLAGGKLVQWLMTEAKRQYEKKIDHDAAHLLVELIGNDVGQVQQELEKLINYIGDEPAIHLEDVRKLVGGWKAETTWVMLDALRDGDMNHALKCYDQLATAGEAPQRLLGGITFTFKKLVHATELSRHGLPLTDALRKAGVFPRDIGAASTYLRRIGRPRAERILQLLLKTDSDLKGGSRLSERIQIERLLLRLGAS; encoded by the coding sequence ATGCATGTCACTGATTACCTCGCCCGACCCGCTGAAACAACGTTAAAACCGGTCATCGTCCTCTTTGGGGCCGACCGGTTTCTACAGCAATCGGCGCTCAAAGTTCTGACGGAACAGTTGCTAGGCACAGATGATCCGGAAATGAGCCGCGTCGAATTCGCGGGGAAAGATGTCGAACTGAAAACGGTTCTGGACGAGGTCCGTACTGTCTCCATGTGGGGCGACACCCGCCTGGTCGTCGTGGACGATGCCGACGAATTTGTTAGTGCTCACCGATCCGGGCTCGAAAAATATGTCGAAAAGCCGTCTCAGAAATCGACATTGATCCTAAAAGTTACTAAATGGCCCAAGAATACCCGGATTGCCAAACAGGCAGCGAAAACAGGCCTCGCCCTGGAATGCAGCCCACTCGCGGGGGGCAAACTGGTGCAGTGGTTGATGACCGAAGCGAAACGGCAGTACGAGAAAAAAATTGACCACGATGCGGCGCATTTGCTTGTGGAGCTGATCGGAAATGACGTCGGTCAGGTTCAGCAGGAACTCGAAAAGCTGATCAACTACATCGGTGACGAACCCGCGATTCATCTCGAAGATGTTCGTAAACTGGTCGGTGGCTGGAAAGCCGAGACAACCTGGGTGATGCTCGATGCTTTGCGCGACGGGGACATGAATCATGCTCTCAAATGCTACGACCAACTCGCTACGGCGGGCGAAGCACCGCAGCGGTTGCTGGGAGGGATTACTTTCACCTTCAAAAAGCTGGTCCACGCAACCGAACTTTCCCGCCACGGTTTGCCACTGACGGACGCGCTCCGCAAAGCAGGTGTTTTTCCCCGCGACATCGGTGCCGCTTCCACCTACCTTCGCCGGATCGGTCGCCCTCGTGCCGAACGAATTCTGCAGCTCCTGCTCAAAACCGACAGCGACCTCAAAGGAGGCTCCCGATTATCGGAGCGAATTCAGATCGAACGCTTGCTACTACGATTAGGCGCAAGCTAA
- a CDS encoding phosphohexomutase domain-containing protein, which produces MTERTSPFQSIPSGNPSPASTPVPEQAKVRPFAALSSTSVLEYCCPGETESISRAVHLSRMAAFYPKCRECPHNTETGSLAVPLQAGKPAPAKPVHREPTPAELFREEGVRGVYLNEINRTRAEQITATFARLLWRERPLIGSQELDPIHRKKPRPVSSVPVPKVVVGYDQRPSAPDLVMGVYSRLRLMGCEVIDIGLSTKPCFLHTVHHLEGASGILVTGANAETSSIGLDFVGAGAVPWSLQGQLSTIQSNWERAASRPRRQSPPQRTFQAFVPYEASLWKHFHALRPLTIAVASPSRLVLRTLTRIFDSLPCTLKPMTLPLRGLRSSMAGDSVLKGSPKNDLDITQLQEFISTENADFGFLIEEDGMRCQTLDEQGQVVSSEELTLMLAELLLDVRRPVLLDEASNETLIATLRMLGLNVLTGITTHEETCKQLAAQNGLLAGGKSGYFWYNNLFPTADAILTLAHILQMLSRQVKPLSELRPGTIS; this is translated from the coding sequence GTGACGGAACGAACCTCGCCATTTCAGTCGATTCCCTCTGGGAATCCCTCACCAGCATCCACTCCGGTGCCAGAGCAGGCGAAAGTGCGCCCGTTTGCGGCCCTCTCGTCGACATCGGTGCTGGAATACTGTTGCCCGGGTGAGACAGAGTCGATCTCACGAGCAGTTCATCTCTCCCGGATGGCGGCGTTCTACCCCAAATGCCGGGAATGTCCTCACAATACGGAAACAGGGTCACTCGCCGTTCCGTTGCAAGCTGGTAAACCGGCGCCTGCAAAACCAGTCCATCGCGAACCGACTCCGGCAGAACTCTTCCGGGAAGAAGGTGTCCGCGGCGTTTACCTGAATGAAATCAACCGGACACGCGCCGAGCAAATCACCGCCACGTTCGCGCGGCTTTTGTGGCGAGAACGACCACTCATCGGCAGCCAGGAACTGGACCCGATCCACCGCAAAAAACCTCGGCCAGTCAGTTCCGTGCCCGTCCCCAAAGTCGTTGTCGGTTACGACCAACGCCCTTCCGCTCCCGACTTGGTGATGGGGGTTTATTCCCGCCTGCGACTGATGGGCTGCGAAGTGATTGATATCGGTCTCTCCACCAAACCCTGTTTCCTTCATACAGTTCACCACCTCGAAGGGGCCTCCGGAATTCTGGTCACTGGCGCAAACGCCGAGACCTCGTCCATCGGACTCGACTTTGTGGGGGCGGGTGCGGTTCCCTGGTCTCTACAGGGACAGCTTTCAACTATCCAATCAAATTGGGAACGGGCCGCTTCGCGTCCGCGTCGTCAATCTCCTCCTCAGCGCACCTTTCAAGCGTTCGTTCCCTACGAAGCAAGTTTGTGGAAACACTTTCATGCGCTGCGTCCTCTGACGATTGCCGTCGCCTCTCCGTCACGACTCGTGCTACGAACGTTAACGCGAATCTTTGATTCACTCCCCTGCACGCTGAAGCCGATGACACTTCCCCTGCGTGGGCTCCGCTCCAGCATGGCGGGCGATTCTGTACTCAAGGGTTCGCCGAAAAACGATTTAGATATAACCCAATTGCAGGAATTCATTTCAACAGAGAACGCCGATTTCGGTTTTTTGATTGAAGAAGATGGCATGCGTTGTCAGACACTCGACGAACAGGGACAGGTCGTTTCTTCCGAAGAATTGACGTTAATGCTGGCTGAACTGCTACTGGATGTCCGCCGTCCCGTACTACTGGACGAAGCCAGCAACGAAACTCTGATTGCCACGCTCCGAATGCTTGGTTTGAACGTTCTGACAGGCATCACGACACATGAAGAGACGTGCAAACAACTCGCCGCTCAGAATGGTTTACTGGCCGGAGGAAAGAGTGGTTACTTCTGGTACAACAACCTTTTCCCCACTGCCGACGCCATCCTCACCCTCGCCCACATCCTGCAAATGCTCAGTCGACAAGTGAAACCGCTGTCGGAACTGAGACCGGGGACAATCAGCTAA
- a CDS encoding transaldolase family protein — protein MSNSIQSLLATGTKLWVDSVDPGDVKETLALGGTGATSNPILISGLINTGQYDDELTKLMGESDDDAEVAWKLTDHIIKGAQEKFRPIFEQTKGDDGYVSFELDPLLEAGDCPLSTEERTAKYIELGKKWSAGHQNRMIKVPATPAGLGALEELAALGLTLNVTLIFTPRQYEAARDAIWKGAQKRESLDNFKSVYSVFVSRVDVYTQKHLPDLAENLQGHVAMANAQLIWDENRKFWADKGLKLSQEMIFASTGVKDPNDPADKFNSGLAGGDIQTVPPESIQDIKEMEGKVFKPLLHELPEQSFVDQLYADVDYQKMEDVLMEEGLKKFADPQKALLAKIAEKRAALTS, from the coding sequence ATGTCGAATTCCATTCAATCATTATTAGCGACGGGTACTAAATTATGGGTCGACAGCGTCGATCCGGGTGATGTGAAGGAAACGTTGGCGCTTGGAGGAACGGGCGCGACTTCTAATCCAATCTTGATTTCCGGACTGATCAACACCGGACAGTACGACGATGAATTGACCAAGTTGATGGGCGAAAGCGATGATGACGCCGAAGTCGCCTGGAAATTGACCGACCACATCATTAAAGGGGCTCAGGAAAAGTTCCGCCCGATCTTCGAGCAAACCAAAGGCGATGATGGTTACGTTAGCTTCGAACTCGATCCACTATTAGAGGCGGGTGACTGCCCGCTCTCGACCGAAGAACGAACGGCTAAATACATTGAGCTGGGAAAAAAATGGTCGGCCGGTCACCAGAACCGCATGATCAAAGTCCCTGCTACTCCCGCAGGGTTGGGCGCTCTGGAAGAACTTGCGGCCTTGGGCCTGACGTTGAACGTGACGTTGATTTTCACTCCCCGACAATACGAGGCCGCCCGGGACGCAATCTGGAAGGGAGCCCAGAAACGGGAATCGCTCGACAACTTCAAGTCTGTATATTCTGTCTTCGTCAGCCGAGTAGATGTTTACACCCAGAAACATCTTCCCGATCTTGCCGAGAATCTGCAGGGACATGTGGCGATGGCGAATGCTCAATTGATCTGGGATGAAAACAGAAAGTTCTGGGCCGACAAAGGGCTCAAGCTGAGTCAGGAAATGATCTTCGCCAGTACGGGTGTTAAAGACCCTAACGATCCAGCGGACAAATTCAACTCGGGCCTGGCTGGAGGAGACATCCAAACGGTTCCTCCCGAATCGATTCAGGATATTAAAGAGATGGAAGGCAAAGTCTTTAAGCCTCTGTTACACGAACTTCCTGAACAATCTTTCGTCGATCAACTCTATGCCGATGTCGATTACCAGAAAATGGAAGACGTGTTGATGGAAGAGGGGCTCAAGAAATTTGCCGATCCCCAGAAAGCTTTGCTGGCGAAAATTGCCGAAAAACGAGCCGCTTTAACCTCTTAG
- a CDS encoding RNA polymerase sigma factor, translating to MHHSQTSARQTDSSSVSHSDAELLARFLASQDQAAFTSLVERHASLVMGICNRILRDKQDAEDCFQQVFLKLAIKGDSIRETDSLIGWLFTVAHREAIERYQQRARHPSVSLKGEPMEQTSAAEKQDEFESALALQEEVSRLPESYRGPIVLCYLQGKSREETARELDASEASVKARLSRGRKLLQKRLVKRGIVYGAALAAWQSSSTFSAGTISTTLIAQTVTLSTAKATAVSSGLAGSSSLSSYSSGALKLMAMSKTAKIGVAVFALLLLGTGGSLLLMRGATSPDRMVKSPETSQQKEENSPVPISTEVSYPKEFETYEPVHACAAKFLYCLYTENIEQAADFVDFETRKLENRPRPGMTWQDRLAEELQEMSSGLRKNGRDKPLKIKRIFIDEHAGVALTEEALLPVTEENVVTGAIVLNCSLNAENEWKVIGIDLASQNHPSRMLNNFMLGHPDAREYDGELMKFVEEPKAER from the coding sequence ATGCATCACTCTCAAACCTCAGCTAGGCAAACTGATTCGTCCTCTGTTTCGCACTCTGATGCGGAACTCTTAGCCCGTTTTCTCGCGAGCCAGGATCAAGCCGCTTTCACCAGTCTGGTGGAGAGGCATGCATCGCTCGTCATGGGGATATGCAATCGGATCCTGCGCGATAAACAGGACGCAGAGGATTGCTTTCAACAAGTCTTTCTCAAGCTGGCGATTAAGGGAGATTCGATTCGTGAAACCGATTCGCTGATCGGCTGGTTGTTTACGGTGGCGCATCGAGAAGCGATCGAGCGGTATCAGCAAAGAGCACGCCATCCCTCCGTTTCTCTGAAGGGTGAGCCAATGGAACAGACTTCAGCCGCAGAGAAGCAGGACGAATTTGAATCGGCGCTCGCCCTGCAAGAGGAGGTGAGCCGGTTGCCGGAGTCTTACCGGGGGCCGATTGTGCTTTGTTATCTGCAAGGGAAGTCTCGCGAGGAAACTGCCCGTGAACTTGATGCCTCTGAGGCATCGGTCAAGGCACGTCTTTCTCGAGGACGAAAATTGTTGCAGAAACGGCTAGTGAAACGAGGCATCGTTTATGGGGCCGCCCTTGCTGCCTGGCAATCATCGAGCACGTTTTCCGCCGGAACGATCTCCACCACCCTCATTGCTCAAACAGTGACTTTGTCGACGGCGAAGGCCACCGCCGTTTCGTCAGGTTTAGCGGGTTCTTCCTCATTATCTTCCTATAGCTCTGGAGCGTTGAAACTAATGGCCATGTCAAAAACTGCGAAGATTGGGGTGGCTGTCTTTGCCCTGTTATTACTGGGGACTGGCGGTAGTTTATTACTGATGAGAGGGGCAACATCTCCCGACCGAATGGTGAAGTCGCCAGAAACATCGCAGCAGAAGGAGGAAAATAGCCCGGTTCCAATATCAACGGAAGTCAGTTACCCGAAGGAGTTCGAAACTTACGAACCTGTACACGCCTGTGCGGCTAAGTTTCTGTACTGCCTGTACACAGAAAATATTGAACAGGCCGCAGACTTCGTGGATTTCGAAACCAGAAAACTGGAAAACCGCCCTCGACCAGGGATGACCTGGCAAGATCGTCTGGCTGAAGAGCTTCAAGAAATGTCATCGGGACTCAGGAAAAATGGACGAGACAAGCCTCTGAAGATTAAAAGGATTTTTATTGATGAGCATGCTGGAGTGGCGCTGACTGAAGAAGCACTTCTTCCAGTCACTGAGGAAAATGTAGTTACAGGGGCGATTGTTTTAAACTGTTCCCTAAATGCTGAAAATGAATGGAAAGTGATTGGAATAGATCTCGCAAGTCAGAATCATCCCTCACGAATGCTTAACAATTTCATGCTGGGACATCCGGATGCACGCGAGTACGATGGCGAGCTGATGAAATTCGTAGAAGAACCTAAAGCTGAACGTTGA
- the purB gene encoding adenylosuccinate lyase: MSTDLSPHEQYQNPLITRYASPEMSRIWSAQTKHSTWRRLWVALAESEAELGLDISPAQINQLRENTENVDFAAAAKYEKELRHDVMAHVHAYRDLCPDAGGIIHLGATSCFVTDNSELIQIRDALTLIRSRLVAAIHHLANVATEYRDLPCLGFTHLQPAQPTTVGKRATLWCYDLVLDLEEIENRLATIRFRGVKGTTGTQATFLQLFNGDHKKVDQLDQLVSEKMGFNRRFAVTGQTYSRKFDSQVLDVLSGIAQSAHKMGTDMRLLQNRKELEEPFEKKQIGSSAMAYKRNPMRSERMCALTRFAMSLVSNASQTMATQWMERTLDDSANRRLSLPLSFLAIDASLIIYKNIVDGLVVYPKVIEKNLLAELPFMATEEFLMAGVSNGGDRQELHEVIRVHSQEAAKQVKEFGLENDLIARLKQDNHFAEVDLESALDARKYIGRAPEQVDAFISDVIEPIRLKYKHDLDFGNDDLRV, encoded by the coding sequence GTGTCCACTGATCTCTCTCCGCATGAGCAATACCAGAACCCGTTAATCACCCGTTATGCCTCACCGGAAATGAGCCGGATTTGGTCGGCCCAGACGAAACATTCCACCTGGCGGCGATTGTGGGTAGCCCTGGCGGAATCGGAAGCCGAACTGGGACTTGATATCTCTCCCGCGCAGATCAACCAACTGCGCGAGAATACCGAGAACGTCGATTTCGCCGCTGCGGCAAAATACGAGAAAGAACTCCGTCACGATGTGATGGCCCACGTCCACGCTTATCGTGACCTCTGCCCAGATGCAGGTGGAATCATCCATCTGGGAGCGACCAGCTGCTTCGTCACAGACAACAGTGAACTCATTCAAATTCGAGACGCACTGACCCTCATTCGCTCGCGACTGGTCGCGGCAATCCATCACCTGGCCAATGTCGCCACCGAATACCGTGATCTCCCCTGCCTCGGTTTCACTCACCTGCAACCCGCCCAACCAACGACCGTCGGTAAACGGGCCACGCTCTGGTGCTACGATCTGGTCCTTGATCTGGAAGAGATCGAAAATCGTCTTGCCACGATTCGCTTCCGTGGTGTCAAAGGAACCACGGGAACCCAGGCAACCTTCCTGCAACTCTTCAATGGTGATCACAAAAAAGTCGACCAGCTCGATCAACTCGTTTCGGAAAAGATGGGCTTCAACCGGCGTTTCGCGGTCACGGGGCAAACGTATTCACGCAAGTTCGACTCACAAGTGCTTGATGTCCTCAGCGGTATCGCCCAATCGGCCCACAAAATGGGAACCGACATGCGTCTGCTGCAGAACCGCAAAGAGCTGGAAGAACCCTTCGAGAAAAAACAAATCGGTTCGTCCGCCATGGCCTATAAACGCAATCCAATGCGGTCGGAACGAATGTGTGCCCTGACCCGATTTGCGATGAGCCTCGTCTCGAATGCGAGTCAGACGATGGCAACACAGTGGATGGAACGGACGCTCGACGACAGTGCCAACCGCCGCCTGTCGCTCCCGCTTTCTTTCCTGGCAATCGATGCGTCCCTCATTATCTACAAAAACATCGTCGATGGCCTGGTGGTTTATCCCAAGGTCATCGAAAAGAACCTGTTGGCAGAACTACCCTTCATGGCGACCGAAGAATTTCTGATGGCCGGTGTCAGCAATGGGGGCGACCGCCAGGAATTGCACGAAGTCATTCGTGTTCACAGTCAGGAAGCGGCGAAGCAAGTCAAAGAATTCGGTTTGGAAAACGACTTGATCGCCCGCCTCAAACAGGATAATCACTTCGCCGAGGTCGATCTCGAGTCTGCCCTCGACGCGAGAAAATACATCGGCCGCGCTCCGGAACAGGTTGACGCTTTCATCTCAGATGTGATCGAACCGATTCGCCTGAAATACAAACACGATTTGGACTTCGGCAACGACGATCTGCGAGTTTGA
- a CDS encoding M81 family metallopeptidase → MSKSPRILLAGLFHETHTFLEEITRPDDFEIRRGDELLQVAGDGSPLAAVVEFGTEAGWTFLPTIDMRAMPSGTVANEVFEEFWHAISDGYLQQFANGIDGIYLVLHGAMATDKYPDAEGELLHRLRQLDGAKDIPICGVLDLHGNISPEMMQASQGFVSYQCNPHTDAHAAAYSGAKLLSEVLRRNEFPTVLHQAAGLLWAPTATGTDDVPMKTLEEMARRYEQTEEGVAAVNIFGGYAFADTPHTGVSISIVSYGEPSRAQDLLDHLISKANADHVHAQVTDLDPEGLVSHLRQHIDAGENPIVLAEPSDNIGGGAPGDGTSLLSFFLKHNFPGFVVVIDDAAAVATLQTESLGDQVTVVVGGKGSALGEGPVEFTGELIHRSDGHFELEDRNSHLASIAGVQIDMGPCAVLKHPLGSILLTSRKTPPFDLGQLRSQGIIPEEATLIAVKAAVAHRRAYNPIARANYTVDTPGPCSSNLKLFPYKLVPEAIVSRL, encoded by the coding sequence GTGTCCAAATCCCCTCGTATTTTGCTCGCCGGTCTGTTTCACGAGACACATACTTTCCTGGAAGAAATCACCCGCCCCGACGACTTTGAAATTCGTCGGGGCGATGAACTTCTGCAGGTTGCAGGCGATGGGTCCCCCTTGGCAGCGGTCGTCGAATTTGGGACAGAAGCGGGCTGGACGTTCCTACCCACCATCGACATGCGAGCCATGCCCAGCGGTACCGTCGCCAACGAGGTGTTCGAAGAGTTCTGGCACGCCATTTCCGACGGTTATCTACAACAATTCGCCAACGGAATTGATGGAATCTATCTCGTCCTGCACGGAGCGATGGCGACCGACAAGTACCCGGACGCCGAAGGAGAATTGCTGCACCGTCTTCGTCAACTTGACGGAGCAAAGGACATTCCGATCTGTGGTGTTCTCGATCTGCATGGGAACATCTCCCCCGAAATGATGCAGGCCAGCCAGGGCTTTGTCTCATATCAATGTAACCCCCATACGGACGCCCATGCCGCGGCGTACTCAGGAGCGAAGTTACTCAGCGAAGTACTCCGACGGAATGAGTTTCCCACCGTCCTGCATCAAGCCGCCGGTCTGCTTTGGGCACCAACCGCTACGGGAACTGACGACGTTCCCATGAAGACGTTGGAAGAGATGGCTCGTCGATACGAACAGACGGAAGAAGGGGTCGCGGCTGTCAACATTTTTGGCGGATACGCCTTCGCCGACACGCCCCACACCGGTGTCTCGATTTCCATCGTCTCCTATGGGGAACCTTCCCGCGCACAGGATCTGCTCGACCACCTGATCTCAAAAGCGAATGCAGATCACGTTCACGCGCAGGTAACAGACCTCGATCCGGAAGGACTCGTCTCTCACCTTCGTCAACACATCGACGCGGGAGAAAATCCCATCGTCCTCGCCGAACCTTCCGACAACATCGGTGGGGGTGCCCCCGGTGACGGAACTTCTTTACTAAGTTTCTTTCTCAAACATAATTTCCCCGGGTTCGTTGTCGTCATTGATGACGCGGCCGCGGTTGCCACGTTGCAGACAGAGTCACTTGGCGACCAAGTCACAGTCGTCGTCGGTGGCAAAGGGAGTGCGCTGGGCGAAGGTCCCGTCGAATTCACGGGCGAGCTTATTCATCGTTCGGACGGTCATTTTGAACTCGAAGATCGTAACAGCCATCTCGCTTCGATCGCCGGAGTACAGATCGACATGGGACCATGCGCCGTGCTCAAGCATCCGCTGGGATCGATTTTGCTTACGTCCCGCAAGACACCTCCGTTCGACCTCGGTCAACTCCGCAGCCAGGGAATCATCCCCGAAGAGGCCACCCTCATTGCCGTCAAAGCGGCTGTCGCCCACCGCCGAGCTTACAATCCCATCGCCCGAGCGAACTACACGGTCGACACCCCGGGACCCTGCAGCAGCAACCTGAAACTGTTCCCCTATAAGCTGGTACCGGAAGCCATCGTGAGCCGCTTATAA
- a CDS encoding ABC transporter permease: MSSSPSAPTPKLASGKSWRSRLPVEVGLLFAIAVVVLFTGIVDDSYRLKTAYNAKEILLQTSLLGIFALGAAIVIISGGIDLSSGSVIAFSGMICSAIMLSLSPLDESGNPDTNNLGAGIIALAILGTIFVGLIIGTFHTWLITVIGLPPFVATLASLVGLRSLGRVLIQDITGNIGTVGPSTKIYIFDPLFNDLGRVWWIPLLVFIVLSILLWLLMSKTLVGRHLYAMGGNEEAARLSGIHTDRQKWLAYCLGSVTASIAGILYCSYVGEANPESAGMGYELNAIAAAVIGGCSLTGGIGTITGTMLGALFLRVVIDSVAKTVKGSPDEFEGMIVGLLVVLAVAFNELRTGALRQKKFFPGKLGIVSLFILSGLIGIMGGVLSTSHPLWWGLGSGFAALLLLGLKALLERSASR, from the coding sequence ATGTCTTCCTCTCCTTCTGCACCTACTCCCAAACTGGCTTCGGGGAAGTCATGGAGATCGAGACTGCCGGTTGAAGTCGGACTATTGTTCGCCATAGCGGTCGTTGTCCTGTTCACGGGGATCGTCGATGATTCTTACCGCTTGAAGACGGCCTACAACGCTAAAGAGATTCTGTTGCAGACATCGCTGCTGGGAATCTTTGCTTTAGGCGCGGCGATCGTGATTATCTCGGGAGGCATTGATCTCTCCAGTGGATCGGTGATAGCTTTCAGCGGGATGATCTGTAGCGCGATCATGTTGTCGCTCTCGCCGCTCGATGAATCGGGAAATCCTGATACAAATAATCTGGGTGCCGGGATCATTGCGCTCGCGATTCTAGGAACGATCTTTGTCGGGCTCATCATTGGGACATTCCATACGTGGTTGATTACGGTAATCGGTCTGCCTCCCTTCGTGGCAACGCTGGCATCGCTAGTCGGGTTGCGTAGCCTCGGACGGGTCTTGATTCAGGACATTACGGGCAATATTGGCACTGTCGGACCCAGTACGAAAATCTACATCTTTGATCCCCTCTTTAATGACTTGGGACGCGTCTGGTGGATACCGTTATTAGTCTTCATTGTGCTTTCCATTTTGCTCTGGCTACTGATGAGCAAAACGTTAGTCGGTCGGCATCTGTACGCGATGGGCGGTAATGAAGAAGCGGCACGCCTCAGTGGGATTCACACCGACCGACAAAAGTGGCTCGCGTATTGCCTTGGTTCAGTGACGGCCTCCATCGCCGGCATTCTGTATTGCAGTTACGTAGGGGAAGCCAATCCTGAATCTGCCGGAATGGGGTACGAACTCAACGCGATTGCAGCCGCTGTGATTGGAGGCTGCAGTCTGACGGGCGGAATTGGCACGATCACCGGCACAATGCTGGGCGCGCTTTTCCTGCGAGTGGTGATCGACTCAGTGGCCAAAACAGTGAAAGGCAGCCCGGACGAATTCGAAGGCATGATCGTTGGCTTGCTTGTGGTTCTGGCTGTCGCTTTTAACGAACTGCGCACCGGAGCCCTGCGTCAGAAGAAGTTCTTCCCGGGGAAACTGGGGATCGTCAGTCTGTTTATCCTCAGCGGGTTAATCGGAATTATGGGTGGAGTGCTGTCGACATCTCATCCATTGTGGTGGGGCTTGGGTTCAGGATTCGCCGCTCTGCTGTTGTTGGGACTCAAGGCATTGCTGGAACGGTCCGCGTCTCGTTAA